A genome region from Crossiella equi includes the following:
- a CDS encoding IS982 family transposase → MSNDLNTLLTALYVLIDDRVVPPRTGRGRRPRLTDSELICLAVAQALLGFHNERRWVRHVHTNTELHAMFPAMPHQSGYHVRLKKARPLLCKTIRTLAISCPSWFDDLWITDATPVPCGMSRETVKRSDLAGHAGYGYCRSHSRWYWGLKLYLVCSGDGMPAMWCLANPKIGEREVLGALLGHNQHLLRDGQVLLADKGFAGRDFEGLTREMGLWLLRPDRKNEPFRHGDLGGVRQWIESVNQTLKGQLDLERHGARTPHGVFTRIAQRLLAMSAGIWHNWTIGVTSKRALTAFDH, encoded by the coding sequence GTGAGCAACGACCTGAACACCCTCCTCACCGCACTTTACGTGTTGATCGACGACCGCGTGGTACCGCCCCGCACTGGCCGGGGACGCCGTCCCCGGCTCACCGACAGCGAACTGATCTGCTTGGCCGTGGCCCAGGCACTGCTGGGCTTTCACAACGAACGACGCTGGGTCCGGCACGTGCACACCAACACCGAGTTGCACGCGATGTTCCCGGCCATGCCCCACCAGTCGGGCTATCACGTCCGGCTGAAGAAGGCCCGCCCCCTACTGTGCAAGACGATCCGCACCCTGGCCATCTCCTGCCCATCCTGGTTCGACGATCTGTGGATCACCGACGCGACCCCGGTGCCCTGCGGCATGTCACGCGAGACGGTCAAGCGTTCCGACCTGGCAGGACATGCCGGATACGGCTACTGCCGGTCCCATTCCCGCTGGTACTGGGGACTGAAGCTGTATCTGGTGTGCTCCGGGGACGGCATGCCGGCCATGTGGTGCCTGGCCAACCCCAAGATCGGCGAACGCGAGGTACTGGGCGCCCTGCTCGGGCACAACCAGCACCTCCTGCGCGACGGCCAGGTCCTGCTCGCCGACAAGGGCTTCGCCGGCCGGGACTTCGAGGGGCTCACCCGTGAGATGGGACTTTGGCTGCTGCGACCAGATCGCAAGAACGAACCGTTCCGCCACGGTGATCTCGGCGGCGTTCGCCAGTGGATCGAGTCGGTCAACCAGACCCTGAAGGGCCAGCTTGACCTTGAACGACACGGTGCACGCACCCCTCACGGCGTGTTCACCCGCATCGCGCAGCGCCTACTGGCTATGTCCGCGGGCATCTGGCACAACTGGACCATCGGCGTGACCAGCAAACGAGCACTGACCGCCTTCGATCACTAA
- a CDS encoding GNAT family N-acetyltransferase: MHTQSPSFATLTARAWPGPHVRELDGWLLRSAGGVSNRANSVVPLRAPADLAEAIVEVERHYRRLGQASVFQVGPDSEPAGLDEVLAARGYRVVTPTLVQQVVIAEALARLPEPSGVLVTGEPTEAWLDLHWQESGRTTAATRFITQQILTGVPAGYADLGGQAIARGALVEDWVGLYSMYCRPECRRRGLARTVLAGLLRWAADRGATRAFLQVVESNEGARRLYAGAGFTDATRYHYRVLD, from the coding sequence ATGCATACTCAGTCACCCTCCTTCGCCACGCTGACCGCACGCGCCTGGCCCGGACCGCACGTCCGTGAGCTGGACGGATGGCTGCTCCGCAGTGCGGGCGGGGTGAGCAACCGGGCCAACTCGGTGGTCCCGCTGCGCGCCCCGGCGGACCTGGCCGAGGCCATCGTGGAGGTGGAGCGGCACTACCGGCGGCTCGGGCAGGCGAGCGTGTTCCAGGTCGGCCCGGACAGCGAGCCCGCCGGGCTGGACGAGGTGCTGGCCGCCCGCGGCTACCGCGTGGTGACACCGACCCTGGTCCAGCAGGTGGTGATCGCCGAGGCGCTGGCCCGGCTGCCGGAGCCGTCCGGGGTGCTGGTGACCGGCGAGCCGACCGAGGCCTGGCTGGACCTGCACTGGCAGGAGAGCGGCCGCACCACCGCGGCCACGAGGTTCATCACCCAGCAGATCCTGACCGGGGTGCCCGCCGGGTACGCGGACCTGGGCGGCCAGGCCATCGCACGCGGAGCGCTGGTGGAGGACTGGGTGGGGCTGTACTCGATGTACTGCCGCCCGGAATGCCGGAGGCGGGGGCTGGCGCGCACCGTGCTGGCCGGGCTGCTGCGCTGGGCGGCGGACCGGGGCGCGACGCGCGCCTTCCTGCAGGTGGTCGAGTCGAACGAGGGGGCGCGGAGGTTGTACGCGGGCGCCGGGTTCACCGACGCCACGCGCTACCACTACCGCGTCCTGGACTAG